GATCGCGCCTCCCCTAGAGTGTACCCAACGATCTCCACTGAGATAACATTTGCTGTAATTAGCGAGATCAGCGAGGCTCTACGGCTCGATCTCCAATCTACGCGCTTTTCCTTACATCTTACCCAGTCAAGCAGCGATCGCGCAGAGGCAAAACTCCAATTGAGGCTATTTTTGGCAAACCCAGTCCTTGTGCTGTCTGTCTCCCAGCGCGATCGTCTGTTTTTCTTCTTTTCTTGCCTTTTTAGATAACAACCGAAGCGCGATTGCCTCTGGCAGCGAGCTTCGCTCGATCGGCTGGTAAATAACTTAAAGAGCGCGATCGCGCTTCTTTTCTTACTTTACCCATCTCTTGCCCCTTACCCAACACGGCTAACCAACCTTGTAAAATCAATCTTAGAACCTTCCCCACATCATCCGAGCGGTTAACCCTTATGACGACTACCACCCTCAACCTCAACCCCATCATCAAGTTAAGCAAAGAGCAATTTTACACCCTATGTGCAACCAATCCTGACACGAAGTTAGAACTTAACGCCAACGGAGAATTAATTGTTATGTCTCCTACCGGTGGAGAAACCAGTGCTTGGAATGCTGAACTAATCATTGATTTAGGTGTATGGAATCGCCAAACTGGCTTAGGAAAAACCTTTGATTCTTCTGGTGGATTTTCTTTGCCCAATGGTGCACAGCGTTCTCCTGATGCCGCTTGGATTCGGTTAGAAAAATGGAATGCTCTAACCTCAGAGGAAAAAAAGGGATTTTTACCATTATGCCCCGATTTTGTCATCGAACTGCTTTCACCCTCCGATTCTTGGAAACAAGGAACTGAGAAAATGGAAGAATATAAGGAAAATGGTTGTCGCTTAGGTTGGTTACTTGAACCACGAAACAAGCGTGTTGCCATCTACCGTGCTAAACAAGCTGTAGAAATTTTAGAAGCTCCCAATTTTCTTTCTGGGGAAGATGTCTTGAAGGGATTTAACTTAAATCTAGCCAAAATCTGGCGGTAAAAGTAAATTAAAAAAACTAAGGTACACAGATAATTCCTAAACCTGACATTTGATAGATATGTTTGTCAAAAGTGAAAACTTCAAAAACTTGTAGTCGATGAGCCATCACTAATAAAGAACAATCTGTATAACTCCATTTCTTATCATCATATTTGCAAAAAGTTTTCCAAATATTTTCCTCATCCTGATCTGAAATATGAACGTAGTGGTGTTCTGTTCTCAAAACTTTACCTACTTCAACTGATGATTGGCTAGAAACACGAGTCCGAATCCAAGTAACTGTTTCATTAAATACCGTTTCTAAAATAATCCATTTTTGGTGAGGATGCTTAAAGATATAGTTTTTAGCAGTTTGATGATGAGTTTCAGAGCTTACTAAAAAAGCAATTAATGCTGATGTATCAATAATGATTTCTGATCCTGCCATTTTTAGTAGATATCTTGATCAATATTTTCAGCATAGTTTGTCTCACTTGTATCATAATCACTCACTTTTAAACTACCACATAATTCCCATGTTTTACTTTTAACAAGTTCTTTTTGTTCCAAATAGTTATTGATTGCCTCAACTAATACTTTTTCTAAAGGTTCCCCCTGCTGATTAATTTTATGAAGAATTTCATTTGGTATTTCTAAATTAATTTTAGTCATCGTTTTTTCCACAAATTAAAAAGCAAACATTAAGGCTATAAAAGCATTTCAAGGTGAGCTATAATCGTCACTAGAATGCTCGATACCATGCTAGCACTTCTCTAACACAATAATCTGATCCGCATTGATAATCGTTGATAACCGATGAGCAATCACTAGAACCGTCCGATCGCGCTGAAATTCCTTTAACGCCTCTTTTACTAAATGCTCAGAATGACTGTCTAAGGCGCTGGTGGCTTCATCCAAAATCAGAATTTTCGGTTGCTTCAGAATTGATCAAGCTAACGCCAAACGCTGACGTTGACCGCCAGAAAGCCGATAAACCCGTTCGCCCACAACTGTATGATAACCATGAGGTAGGTTTTGAATAAACTGATCTGCTTGCGCCGCCACTGCGCTTTCTCTCACTTCCGCCTCCGTTGCATCCAGTTTCCCATAGCGAATGTTTTCGAGGATATTTTCATTAAAGATAAATGTATCTTGGCTAACCACACCGAGGCGCGATTATCCCCTCATTTGATTCACTGAACCCGTAGTTCGATCGCGCTTCCTCATTAAGTAACCTGACTGGATTGACTTTCTGATTGTAAACGCCAATAGTCTAAATACTTACCCCCTTGATTTAATAAGGCTTCATGGCTTCCCTGTTCCATCACTTCCCCATTCTCTAAGACAATAATTTGATCAGCATTGACAATTGTTGATAACCGATGAGCAATCACTAATACCGTTCGATCGCGCTGAAATTCCTTTAATGCTTCCTGTACTAGGTATTCCGAATGACTATCTAAGGCACTGGTAGCTTCATCTAAAATTAAAATTTCTGGTTCTTTGAGGATAGCACGGGCTAAGGCAATTCGCTGCCGCTGTCCCCCTGAGAGACGATACCCTCGCTCACCCACCACAGTATCATATCCTTGGGGAAACTCTCGAATAAACTGATCCGCTTGCGCCGCGATCGCGCTTTTTCTTACTTCTTCTTCCGTGGCACTAGGTTTACCATACCGAATATTATTCCCAATTGTGGTATTAAAAATAAATGTATCTTGACTCACCACACCAAGGCGCGATCGCCAGCTGGTCATATTATACTCATTTAAATCTTCCCCATCGACTAAAATTACTCCTGAAGTTGGTTGATATAATCCCACCAACAAATCAGCAATTGAGGATTTTCCTGCTCCTGAACCTCCCACTAAAGCCGTTACCTTCCCCTTTTCTAACACAAAAGAAACATCTTTAAGAGCCAGTTTTTGTTCTTCTGAATATTGCAAGGAAATATGATCAAACTTAATTTCCTTCTTAAGCCCATTAAATACTTTCCCCCCAACGCGACTAAATTCTTTTCCTTCTGGCTCTAAAATTTCTCTTAAGCGATTAAAATCTCCTGCATTTTCTGCTAATCGATTATTTTTTTCAGTTACTCCATTTAAGTGCATTGAAAGACGATTCAGCACGGCTAAAAATGTAACAAGTGAAGGTAATACGGCAGCAGAGTCTCTCAACATGAAATACCCAATAATGAGTAAAGTAGCAATAGTTATTAGCGTTAATGTATTTCCTAATGGCTTGGTTAATCTAGACAAACGGCTTTGATATTCTAGCTTGGGGACTAAGTGTCTTTGTAACTCATGTACCTGTTGACGAGCTTCCAATTGCCGACCAAAGATATGAATAACTCGTAACGCTTGTAAACTTTCAACAATTTGTTTATAA
This window of the Euhalothece natronophila Z-M001 genome carries:
- a CDS encoding Uma2 family endonuclease, with amino-acid sequence MTTTTLNLNPIIKLSKEQFYTLCATNPDTKLELNANGELIVMSPTGGETSAWNAELIIDLGVWNRQTGLGKTFDSSGGFSLPNGAQRSPDAAWIRLEKWNALTSEEKKGFLPLCPDFVIELLSPSDSWKQGTEKMEEYKENGCRLGWLLEPRNKRVAIYRAKQAVEILEAPNFLSGEDVLKGFNLNLAKIWR
- a CDS encoding type II toxin-antitoxin system VapC family toxin, translating into MAGSEIIIDTSALIAFLVSSETHHQTAKNYIFKHPHQKWIILETVFNETVTWIRTRVSSQSSVEVGKVLRTEHHYVHISDQDEENIWKTFCKYDDKKWSYTDCSLLVMAHRLQVFEVFTFDKHIYQMSGLGIICVP
- a CDS encoding ATP-binding cassette domain-containing protein gives rise to the protein MVSQDTFIFNENILENIRYGKLDATEAEVRESAVAAQADQFIQNLPHGYHTVVGERVYRLSGGQRQRLALA
- a CDS encoding ABC transporter ATP-binding protein — encoded protein: MQRQLTNFKARWKKYFSSFLENPAYRVIFATINHHRLLILLNIHANLLAAAFEGTTFGSIYLALQVLQDDQVDSLLNHPIIANTFLSSFLHEFTQGQLFIGLIVLAVFMQFLRHSFEYIGAVSSDYLSARIQAQMVERIFAQIMSFTFSCASSYKVGDLVTYINQTAYTIQRQIYYIDIIFVTILTIIAQAVVLFTISPGLSGVTIIICAIALLLQKSLIPRIKRTAKQVAQVRANVYKQIVESLQALRVIHIFGRQLEARQQVHELQRHLVPKLEYQSRLSRLTKPLGNTLTLITIATLLIIGYFMLRDSAAVLPSLVTFLAVLNRLSMHLNGVTEKNNRLAENAGDFNRLREILEPEGKEFSRVGGKVFNGLKKEIKFDHISLQYSEEQKLALKDVSFVLEKGKVTALVGGSGAGKSSIADLLVGLYQPTSGVILVDGEDLNEYNMTSWRSRLGVVSQDTFIFNTTIGNNIRYGKPSATEEEVRKSAIAAQADQFIREFPQGYDTVVGERGYRLSGGQRQRIALARAILKEPEILILDEATSALDSHSEYLVQEALKEFQRDRTVLVIAHRLSTIVNADQIIVLENGEVMEQGSHEALLNQGGKYLDYWRLQSESQSSQVT